GGAATGGCCCGCGACGGGCCCGGTCGGCCCGGTCGGCCCCCCATAGGCGACCCCGGGCGCGCGGGGCGGACGCGGGTCCGATACGTTGAGCCCGTGAGCAACAAGGTCAACAAGAACGCCATGCGCGCCGGCGCCATCTCCGCCGGCACTGTGCTGATGCTGCTGATGTCGTCCCCCGCGTTCGCGCTCACCCGCGACGACGGTGACGACCCGGGTCCGGGCATGAGCGTGATCAACACGCTCGGCCTCTACGTCGCCGCGCCGATCGTCGCTTTCCTGGTCATCGCGGGCCTCACGATGGTCGCGGCGAAGCACTCGGACAACCCCCACACGCACGACACCCACCACCCGCGCCCGTCGCGGTAACGGCTGTCCCACCCCCCTTTTTTCCGAGTTCCGCCGAGTTTTTCAGCCCGGTACCTCCCGCTCCCGCGGAGGTGCCGGGCTTTTCGCTGTGCCCGGCTCCGTCGCGCACGGCCACGACGGCGCTGACCGGACCGTCGGCCCACGACGCCATGTGGCCCTTGAGCCCTCGCATCAGCTCCCCATAGCCCGCCAGGGCACGCCTCGTCGACGCACACGCCGTGACGGCCACCGCACACACCGTCCTTGCGGAAGGGCGGCTCTTGCCGTTTACCGCACCCTTAACCTACGGTGTCGTAACCTACGGATCCGTAAGTAAGATCGTCCCCGCACCAGGAGCTGTCTGTGACCATCGCCCCCCTCCGCCACCATTCCCGGGCCGTGTGGAGCGACAGCCGCCTGCTGTTCGCACTCGAAGAGGTCGTCGAGACCGAGCTGAACCGCCACCTCAAGGTCGCCAAGGAATGGATGCCGCACGAGTACGTGCCGTGGAGCGACGGGCGGAACTTCGACGGGGTCATGGGCGGCGAGGCCTGGGCCCCCGAGCAGTCGAAGGTGACGGACATCGGGCGTACCGCCCTCATCGTCAACCTGCTGACCGAGGACAACCTCCCCAGTTACCACCACGAGATCGCCTCGCTCTTCGGCCGCGACGGCGCCTGGGGGACCTGGGTGCACCGCTGGACCGCCGAGGAGGGCCGGCACGGCATCGTGATGCGGGACTACCTGCTCACCTCGCGCGCCGTGGACCCGGTCGCGCTGGAGCGGTTCCGCATGCAGCACATGTCGGAGGGGTTCGAGTCCGACAACCGGCACAGCATGCTGCACTCGGTCGCGTACGTCGCGTTCCAGGAGCTGGCCACCCGCATCTCGCACCGGAACACCGGCCACCACTCCGGCGACCCGGTCTGTGACCGCATGCTCGCCCGGATCGCCACGGACGAGAACCTGCACATGGTCTTCTACCGCAATCTGCTGGGGAAGGCCTTCGAGCTGGCGCCCGACCAGACGATGAGCGCCGTGCGGGACGTCGTGGTCGACTTCCGGATGCCGGGCCACGGCATCCCCGGCTTCGAGCGGGCCGCCGCGCAGATGGCCATCGGCGGGATCTACAACCTGCGCATCCACCACGACGACGTGCTGCAGCCGGTGCTGCGCTTCCTGAAGGTCCTGGAGATCACCGGGCTGGGCCCGGACGGTCTGCGCGCCCAGGAGGAGCTGGGGCTGTACATGGGCGGCCTCGACGACCAGGCGACGAAGTTCGACGAGCGCCGCGAGGCGCTGCTCGCCCGCCGCCGGGCCCGGGCCGAGCAGGCCTGAGCCGCGCACTACTGCACGCACGGAAGCCGGGGCGGCTGCCCCGGCTTCCGTGCGTCCGGGCTCAGGCCCGGGCCGGCGCGTCCTCGACCCGGAAGACCTTGTCCAGGAACGCGTCCAGGTTCACGAGCGTGCGCGTGATCCGGTCCTCCACGTCCAGGGTCTCCTTGTAACGCATCGCGAGCAGCGGCTGCTTCTTGCCCCGCACGTACAGCGGGCAGGCCAAGTCCGCGCACATGTAGGCGCCGACGGTGTTGCCGTCGCGGCCGGCGGCGCCGACCTTGCGGGCGGCGAGCAGCGAGACCCCCGAGGCGACGTGCCCGGTCAGGCAGAGCGAGCACATCGTGGTCTTCATCATGCTCCGCGGGCCGCCCTGCGGGACGCGCAGCGTGACCCCCACCAGCTCCCCGGCCCGCTCGGCGACGATGTAGCCGCGGTCCGGGGCGCCCGGATCCCGCCAGCCCAGGAAGTCGAGGTCCGCCCAGGGGAGTTCGGCCAGTCCCCGGGGCAGGCTGAGCCGGCGCGCCTCCCCCTTGGAGCAGTTCACGAAGGAGGCACGTATGTCGTTCTCGCCGAGTGGTTCCATGGTGGTTGAAGCTAACACCGGCGGGGCCGGGACGTCGCATGATTTTTCCGGCCCTGGCGCCCTTGTGCCGGCCGTCCCGCCGACAGCGTGGATCCGTCGGCGGGACGTCGCTCAGCCGGTCAGCCCTCGACGCCGTAGTACTGCGCGAGGAAGCCCGTCACCTCCTCCGCGTGCGGGCTCAGCTCCGGCAGGTGCGTCGCGAGCGCGTCGCGCACCGCCCGGGAGAGCTCGGCCCGTCCGGTGGCCGCGCCCTTGACGTAGGGGTCCAGGCGCCGGACGAGCTCGTAGTTGCTCTCCACGTCCAGCTGCCGCATCGCCCGCTCCAGGGGCGCGGCCTCGGCGGCGGCGACGGGCGGCAGGAGCCGGCTGACGAAGGTGACGCGGTGCATCACCCGCCAGCACGGCGGCTTGCGGTCCGACTGGCGGGCCTGGCGCAGCGCGGCCGCGTTCGGGTCGGTGCCGCTCTCCAGCCAGGCCGGGTCGACGACCTTGTGGAAGAAGGTGTCGAAGTGCTCGGTGTCCTCGCCGAGGTAGAAGCTGAGGAACCGGTACGCGTCCACCTTGCCGGGTGCGTTGACGGGCTTGCCGTCGGCGTCGAAGACCGGCTTGCGGCCCGCGTCGTACTGCTGGACGTTGCCCGACGGCGAGCAGGTGACGTTGAGGCCGAAGGACCGGGTGGCCTCCTTGCCGCGCGCCCGGGTGGCGGTCATGCCGCCCCCGATGGAGGCGTCGAGCTGGGCGTTGATGCCGATGCCCATGACGTCGAAGGACGTGCCGAGGGAGGTGCCCACCGAGCCGGACAGCGAGTAGGAGCCCGAGGTGGTCTCGCTGACGGCGTCGGTGGTCTCGGTGGTCTCGGCGAAGAACCCGCCGTCCGCCGTCCACACATAGGTGTTGACCAGGTCGCGGCGTGAGAAGCCCGCACCGGTGGAGCTGCCGGCGGTCTCCCGCGCCGTGCCGGGCGCGGTGTCCCCGCCGATCGCACCGCCCAGGACCCGGCCCGCCCGCTCGGCGGTGGGGTCGGGTGCGTGGGTCTCGGTGGACACGGACTCGTAGTAGCCGCGCAGCCGCTGTTGCTCGCGCTGGATGCGCCGCTTGATGGCATAGGCCTCGCGCGGCTTGTAGTAGCTGTATTCGCCGTGGTCGCGGGCGGCGGTGTAGTCCGGGTCGAGGACCTTGCCGCGCTCGTCGAAGCCGACCGTGCCGTCGAGGGTGCCCTGCTTGGTGTAGCGGGGGTTGAGGGGGAAGGGAACGACGTTCCAGTCCTTGGGAATGTCGGGGTTGGGCTGGATGCGGTAGGCGACCAGGGCGCCGCTGTGCGCGAGCCGCAGCGCGAAGACGTCGGCGGTCTGGGACTGGACCAGGGCGAAGCCGGTGTTGACGGGGATGTAACGGCGGCCGAGGGCCGGGTTGAGGGGCCTCAGCGGGTCCTCCCAGCTGCCGGAGAGGTCGACCTTCAGGGAACGGGCGGTGTTCTCGCCCTGCGAGACGGCCGTCTCCTCGGCCCAGCTGTTGGAGAACTCCAGGCTGCCCCGGACACCCGCCGACACCTTCGCCTTCACCATCGACTTGGCGACACCGAAGCCGAGCGGTGCGGTGATCATCCACATGTCGACGTCGACCTCGTTCGACAGCGCGAAGCCGAACGCCGCGTCGACGCTGCGCTCCTTGGCCGACGACAGCGAGTGGACGACCTCCTCGGCCTCGGTGAACTCCACCGACGCGATGCCGTCGTAGGTCGAGCGGTCGGGGTCGACGGTGTTGGGCGTGAGGTTCTCCGACGGGACCGGCGGCGCGCCCTCGACATAGCCGACCAGCTGCGGGTCGAACTGCACCTGGCTGACCCACTCGCTCACCAGGTCACCGACCTTGTAGCCGGTGACCAGGTGCCAGCGGCCGTCCCGCAGATAGCCGTACGCCCGCTTCAGGACGCCGAACGCCTCGCCCTTGGCGGTGTACTGCATGTCGGCGTACTCGGCGACGGCCGGCGAACCGGAGACCGTCTCGTGGAAGGGGGTGCGCATCGCGGCGAGCGCCGAGCGGACCTGGGCGGTGTCGGTGGAGACCGGCGCCGTGGACAGGACCGCGGCGGGACGGGCGTCACCGCCGGACAGCGTCAGGTGGTTGCCGCGCAGCCCCTCGTCCCGTACAAGTTCCGCCGTGGTCTCGGTGGAGGCGGCGTCGAACGGCCAGTAGGCGATGAGGTCTTCCTTCTCGCCGCCCAGCCGGGTGAAGAGGTTGTCGAGGACCTGTTCCTGGGTGCGGGCCGTGCGCCAGATCCGCACCTCTTCGAGTACGCCGTCGAAGGCCTGGCCGGCCGTGCCGTCCTTGCGCCGGGCGCCGAGGGTGAGCTGGGCGTCGCCGTGGTCGGCGAAGTCCGCCGACTCCAGCGGGTCGCAGGCCACCGAGACGCCGTTGCGGTAGAGACGGAAGGCGCTGCCGCGCGGGTCGGGATTGCGGGTCCAGCGGGCACCGCGCAGCCGGAGGGCGTGCGAGCCGGTGGTGTCGGCGGCGGTGTTGCCCGCGTTCTCCTCGAACCGCCAGTGCGCCGTCAGGCCCCGGTCGCGGGTGGAGACGGGCGCGCCGAGCTGGGCGGCGTCGCGTGCCGCGCCCCACAGCCGGACCTCGGCGACGACGCCGGTGAAGGCGTGCGTCTCAAGGCCGTCCCGGGCCCGGCCGATGTCGAGCGTGCCGGTGTTGCCCTTGGGGCCGGGACCCTCGTAGCGGGCGGTGCCGGCCTCGCGGCCGTCGATGAAGAAGCGGACCTCCTGCCACTCCCGCATGTCCACGGACTCGACGAGCTCCACGGTCTGCTTGACCGGCTTGCCGTCCGCGCCGACGGTGGTGATCTCCTGGTTGCCCTTGCGCTCCTGCGTCGACCGGCCGCCCTTGCGGACGACACCGATCCGGTGGAACGTTCCGGCGGTCAGGGCCGCGGTGGAGGCGAGCCGGACGAGCTTGCCGCCCGGCTCCTCGAAGGCGAACTCCAGCGTCCCGTCGGGCAGGACGAGCAGCCGGTAGGGGACGCTGCCGCCGGAGCCGTCGGCGGCCCGGCCCTTGGAGAGCAGGCCCTGGGTGGTGCCGAGGGCGTCGACGCGGCAGAAGACCTCGATCGTGAGGTCGTCGGGGATGTCGAGGGCGTCGTTGTCGGGAGTCTCGAGGTACGCGCCGTCGGTCAGCTCGACGGCCCACGACTGCTCGTAGGCGGCGGCGAGGTGGGCCCATTCGCGCGGGGGGAAGGTGGCGCGGGTGGCGACGAGGCTGCCGCCGACGGCGGCGACGACGCGGTAGCCGGCGTCCGGGTCCGCCGCCGTGGACAGGGCGGCGGGCGCGGTGACGGGGCTGACGCCGCCCTTGAGGTACACGTGCCGGCCGTTGCCGGAGCGGTCCAGGACGCCCGGCTTCCCGGCCACCTGGGGTGCCGGTTCGGCGTAGGGCCAGTAGCCCATCAGGCCCGGCTCCTCGCCGGTCAGCCGCCGGTTCTTCATCCGCCGGACCTCGGCGGCGGTGCGGGCGGTGTCCCACAGCCGGACCTCGTCCGTCTCCACCTGCGCGTATTCGGGCACCCAGCCGGCGAAGGAGCTGCCGAAGCTGAAGTCACCGTTGCCGAGGTAGTGGCCCGACGCGACGCGCTTGCCCTCCTCGACGCCGTCCTTGTAGATCACCTGCTCCCGGGTGGCCGCGTCGTAGACGCAGGCCCAGTGGTGCCAGTCGGTGTCGTCGTTGCCGTGGTTGGTGGTGAGGTCGTCACCGTAGAACGCGAACGTGAAGGCGCTGGTGTCGCGGAAGCCGATGTGCAGGGATCCCCTCGTGGTGGCGTGCGAGGTCCCGTGGCCGATGATGTAGTGCGGCCGGTACTCCCACTCCGTCGTGCGCCGGGCCCAGAACTCCACCGTGAAGCTCTTGCCGGCGAGGTCGATGCTCTTCTCGGTGACGGCCACGCCGCTCTTGCCGTCGAAGGCCAGCGCGGGGGTCGCCACGGCGGTCGGGGCGAGGAGCCCCAGCGAGTACGGGACGTCGCCGGTGCGGGCGTGGACGATCCTGGCCGCGCCCGAGATCCGCTCGGGGTTGATCCACGCCTCCAGGGTCAGGTCGCGGGTCACCGCGGCCCGGTCCAGCTGCTCCTCCGGCAGGGTGAGGACGTTCCGCTGTCCGTCGAAGGAGTACGCCCGGCCCGGCTTGTCCGCGCGCCAGCGGCAGGCGTGCCCGGCGACCGGGTCGGCCACCTCGCCGAGCGGGATCTCCTGTGCCGCACCGGGGTCGGCGAACAGCAGGTGGGAGCCCGCGGACAGCGGAACACCGGGCCGGCTGGAGGAGGCGGAGCGGTGGTCGTAGCGCAGGCGCACGACCGCATCGCCCGGCTGCGGCTCGGGTCCGCCCTCACCGTCGCCCAGCCGGAGCGAGGTCGCTCCCGGCGCGTGGTCGGCTTCCGTGAGGTAGAGGTGGCCGCCGACCGTGACGGGCGTACGGGCGGGCAGGGCGCCGGACAGTGCCTCGGCGAGCTGGAGCACACCGCCGACGATGTCACCGGCCTTGCCGCCGGACAGGAGTCGCGTGGTGGCGTCGAACGACTTCACCGCGCCCACGGTGACGGGCGTCTCCGGCGCCCCGTTGACGATCGCGGCGAAGTCGGCGGCCCGGCGCGGCAGCCGCTTCCAGGTCTCGCGCTCCCCGTCCCGCTCGACGGTGAGGTCGCACAGGCCGGGCCCGTCGCCTTCGCTGACGCGGATCCGTACCGCGCCCAGGTCGGTGCCGGAGTCCCGGGCGGTGAAGGTGACGGCCGTGCCGTCGCCCGCCGTCAGACGCCGGGAGGAGCGGGCCACCACCGTGTCGTAGTAGGCGGCGAAGAACTGCCCGTTGGAGCCGCGGAAATACACCACGACGTTCCCGGTGGCGCTGTCCAGCAGGTGCGGCCGGTCGGCCGAGCGGGCGAAGGCCAGCAGGGCGCCGGAGCAGCTCAGACCGGTGCGGTCGAGGGAGAGCTGCGGCATGGGCAGCGCGATGTCGTCGGCGCCCTTGAGGCCGCCGGTCAGACGGGCGAGCTCCTCGCGGGCGGCGGCCAACTCGGCCTGGAGGGCGGCGATCTCGCGCTGCCGCTCGGCGAGCAGCTCGCGCTTGGGCCGGAGCTCGGCGAGCTGCGCATCGAGGGCCTCGACGCGCTTGACGGCGTCGGCGATGTCGGGGTGCCCGCCGTAGAGGGCGACCCGCTCCAGGATGATCAGCCCGGCGGCGTAGTCGGCCATCCCGGTGGTGTCGTGCTGGACGACGCGGTCGTCGAGCCGGTCGGGCGCGCAGACCGACTTCTCGCTGTTCCGGTTGGTCAGGAGGACGGAGCCGTCGCGCTGCTCGTAGATGCCGAAGAGGCTGTTCCAGGCGCCGGCTTCGCGCCGGTAGACGATGAGCGGGGTGTCGTTGTCCTTGCTCGCGCCCGAGACGTTGAGGTCCTTGCCCGTGTGGATGTTGCGCAGGTTGTAGAGCATGGAGCCGTTCCACCCGGACCCGGGCGGCATCTCGATGGACCACAGCGCCGACTTCGCGTCCTTGTCGGAGGTGCGGATCACCGGCGGGTAGTCGCCCTGCCCCTGGCCGTCGCCCTTGACCGCGAGGTACTGGTCCTTGCCGTTCCGGGTCACCCGGAAGCGCAGCCGGAGCGACCAGCCCGTGAAGTCCTGCGACCGGGTGTAGAAGAGCCCGCGCAGGCGCTCCAGCTCCGGTACGTCGGCGGTCTGCCGGGTGAGGTCGGCGGCCTCGGCCTCCTTGGCCGCGATCTCCCGGACCGTCTCCCGGATCCGGCCGTCCAGCTCACTGATCGTCTCCACGTCGGCGCTGCCGTCCGGCGCGGCGAGCACCGGCAGCGTCAGCTCGTCGGGGACCTGGGCGAGCCGCCCGTCGCGTCCCACGCCGAAGTCGACGGTGGCCAGGTACGACTCCTCGGAGGCCGCGCCGGTCTTCGGGTCGGGGCCACCGGTCGCGTACGAGAGCAGCACCCGGGCCTGCCGCTTGGCGGGCTTCGCGGCCCGGTCGTAGCCCGTGCTGGTGTCCTCCTGCTGGTGGTAGAGGACGGCGGACAGCCCGGAGACGGTCGTGCGGCCGGTCACCGCGAAGCTGTCGCGGCGTACGCCGGGGTGGTCGCCGATGGGCGCTTCGGACGCCACCCACCGCGGTGCGCCGACGAACGCGCCGTGGCGGGCGTGGTCCGTCTGGTCGTGCAGGCGGGTGCCGGAGCCCTCGTCGAAGCGGTAGTAGGCGATCAGGCCGGGGTCGTTGCCGATGAGGCGGACGCTCTTGTCACGCTCGATCTCGTCGGGGGTCCGGGCGCGGTCCCAGATCCGTACCTCGTCGAGTTCGGCGCGGGCGCCCTGGGCGAGGGCGCGGCCCAGCAGCAGGGCGCCGGTACCGGTGTAGCCGGAGCCCGTGGTGCGGCTGCCGGCCTGCTCGCCGTCGCGGTAGACGGTCTGCCGACGGGCCTCGTGGTCGTAGACGCAGGCCCAGTGGTGCCAGGAGGTGTCCGTGACCGGGCCGTCGACGTTGAGGTCCTCGGCGTAGAAGGCGAAGGTGAAGCGGTTGTCCTCGCGGAAACCGATGTGCAGGGACTTGAGCGGGCTGCCCGACTCGTCCCCGTGGCCGATCAGGAACTCCTGGCGGCCCGTCGCGGTGCGCCGCGCCCAGAACTCGACGGTGAAGTCGGTGCCGGCGAGCCGCGGTCCTTCGGGCACGCGCACATGGGCGTCGCCCTCGCCGAAGGCCAGCGCGGTCTCCGCGTGCCCCTCGGTGCTCACCACGGGAACCAGCGGCTGCCCGCTGAACGGGCAGGTGCCCGGCCCGCTCTCGTACACCGCGTCGCGGTAGGCGGCGTCGGGGCTGGTCCATGCCTGCGTGCCCTGGAGGTTGAACAGCCCGTCGCGGCCCTGCTCGATGTTGAAGGAGTCGATGCGGCCGGTGGCGTCGTTGTGCGCGAAGACCTGCCAGCGCTGCCGCCCGTGCACGGCGGTGGGGACGAGTAAGGCGGTGAAGCGCCCGCCGGAGAGGTTGCGGACGAACGACAGCTCCTGGGTCGGCTCGTGGAAGGGGCGGCCTTCCATGTCCGTGGTGCCGAGGCTGTCCTTGGCCGAGTCGGGGCGGGTCCTGTGGCGGCTGCGGCGGTAGCGGGCCTCCAGGACCGGCTTCAGTTCGCCGCCGACGAGCAGGAAGCGGTCGCAGAGCAGGGTGTCCGCCACCAGGGGCACCTTGGCGCCCTCGCGGTCCTTGACGTGGTCCGCGCGGTCCCCATCGCCGGAGGAGGCGCCGCCGGTGAGCTTGTGGACCGCGTCGGGGTGCGCCGCCCCGATGGACTGGCGCAGCACCACGATGTGCGTGCCGTCGGATATGGCGTGGAAGGGGGCGAGGGCGGTGAGCCTGGCCGTGGTGGACAGGAAGGGGTCCACCTCGTCCTCGTCCAGCCGCTCGCCGGGGGCGGCCTCCACCCTGCCGCCGCGCTTGACGGTCGGCAGCGCGGTGGCGCCGACGGCCGCGAAGCCCGCATCCGTGATCTCGGAGGGGAAACGCAGCGGGAGGGGGTTCTCCGACCAGTAGGCGGCGTCGAGTTCGCCCTTGGTCTCGTCGTGCCGCGCGAGGTCGAGCACGGTGTACACGAGCCGCCGCTGGTCGTCCATGGCCAGGGCCACGGTCGTGCCCTGGTGGCGCACCGTGGTGGTGTGGACGTAGGGGCGGTCGCTGTAGACCTTGAGCAGGTGGCTGTCGCCGGACAAAGGGTCTCCCTGGAAAGGACTCTGGCAGAGGGACCGGGCAGACGTCACCACACACCTCTGCCTCATGACACGCAGCGATCAAACGATTTCTCAAGGTAAAATCGCACGTCAAGAGGCGGATTCCGCCAGGGCGAACGGGCAGTTGGCCGGTTTCGGGGCCCGCGGCCGCGCGGCATGGTTATTGACGCCGTGTCGATCCGCGTCCTACCGTCCCACCCCAATAGGAAGGTTTCCTAACAGACTTTCCGAGACGTCGAAGGGCGGGTGCGAGGCCATGGCCCAGGCCCCCGGGACACCCCGCGTGCTGCGGGCCATGAACGACCGCGCCGCGCTCGATCTGCTCGTCACCCACGGCCCCCTCACCCGCACCCGGCTCGGCGAGCTGACCGGGCTGTCCAAGCCCACCGCCTCCCAGCTCCTCGGCCGGCTGGAGGCCGGCGGGCTGGTCGTGTCGTCCGGGAGCGTCACGGGCCGGCCCGGCCCCAGCGCCCGGCTGTACGAGGTGAACCCGGCCATCGCGCACGTGGCCGCGCTCGCCGCCGACGAGAACGGGATCACCGCGGCCGTCGCGGACATCACCGGCCGCGTCGTCGGCGAACACCACATCGAGGCCGACGCCCTCGCCGAGGAGGTGCGGACCCGGACACCCGCCCTGGTGGCCGAGGCCGTGGCCGGGGCGCTACGGGGCGCGGGCCTCGGGTGGGACGCGCTGCACCGCACGGTCATCGGCACGCCCGGCGCGCTCGACCCCCGCACCGGGACCCTGCGCTACGCCCCGCACCTGCCGGGCTGGCACGCGCGCACGCTCCGCGGCGAACTCGCCGAGGCGCTCGGCACGCCCGTCGTCATCGAGAACGACGTCAATCTCGCCGCCGTCGCCGAACAACACGGCGGTGCCGCCCGGGGCTTCGACGACTTCGTGCTGCTGTGGGCCGACGAGGGCGTGGGCGCGGCCGTCGTGCTGGGCGGGAAGCCACTGCGGGGGGCGACCGGCGGCGCGGGCGAGGTCGGCTACATGCCGCTGCCCGGCGCGCCGCTCGCGCGCGGCGGACCGGAGGCCACGACCGGCCCGGACGGGGGCGGCGGCTTCCAGATGCTCGTCAGCTCACCCGCCGTGCTCGAACTCTCCCGTACCTACGGCATCGACGCCCGCACCGCCCCCGAGGCGCTGGCCCGGGCGGCCGCCGTGCCGGGCACCGGTGACAACGTCCTCACCGATCTGGCCCGGCGCATCGCCCTCGGGCTCGCGGCCGTGGTCGCGGTCGTCGACCCCGCGCTCGTGGTGCTGTCGGGCGAGGTGTGCCGGGCCGGCGGGGAGCGGCTGCGCGAGCTGGTGGGGGCGGAGATGTCCGGACTGGCCCTGCCCCGGCCGGAGTTGCGGCTGAGCACCGTCGAAAGCGCCCCGATTCTGAACGGCGCGCTCCTGACCGCGCTCACCGCCACCCGCGACACCGTCTTCGACACCGCCTGACCGCGCGTGTTCCTTCTCGTCCCCTCCCTCCTCCCCCGCAGTGAAAGGAGTCCCGCCATGCCGCGCCCACGAAGCCGAATACGCAGCCGGGCACACCACCTGACGGAGCCGGTGCGCCCCGCCGCGTTACTCCTCACCGCGGTGCTTCTCCTGGCGGGCTGCGCCAATCCGTCCACCGGCAGCGACAAGGACGACCCGAAGGC
The window above is part of the Streptomyces syringium genome. Proteins encoded here:
- a CDS encoding acyl-ACP desaturase, translated to MTIAPLRHHSRAVWSDSRLLFALEEVVETELNRHLKVAKEWMPHEYVPWSDGRNFDGVMGGEAWAPEQSKVTDIGRTALIVNLLTEDNLPSYHHEIASLFGRDGAWGTWVHRWTAEEGRHGIVMRDYLLTSRAVDPVALERFRMQHMSEGFESDNRHSMLHSVAYVAFQELATRISHRNTGHHSGDPVCDRMLARIATDENLHMVFYRNLLGKAFELAPDQTMSAVRDVVVDFRMPGHGIPGFERAAAQMAIGGIYNLRIHHDDVLQPVLRFLKVLEITGLGPDGLRAQEELGLYMGGLDDQATKFDERREALLARRRARAEQA
- a CDS encoding FBP domain-containing protein → MEPLGENDIRASFVNCSKGEARRLSLPRGLAELPWADLDFLGWRDPGAPDRGYIVAERAGELVGVTLRVPQGGPRSMMKTTMCSLCLTGHVASGVSLLAARKVGAAGRDGNTVGAYMCADLACPLYVRGKKQPLLAMRYKETLDVEDRITRTLVNLDAFLDKVFRVEDAPARA
- a CDS encoding LamG-like jellyroll fold domain-containing protein → MSGDSHLLKVYSDRPYVHTTTVRHQGTTVALAMDDQRRLVYTVLDLARHDETKGELDAAYWSENPLPLRFPSEITDAGFAAVGATALPTVKRGGRVEAAPGERLDEDEVDPFLSTTARLTALAPFHAISDGTHIVVLRQSIGAAHPDAVHKLTGGASSGDGDRADHVKDREGAKVPLVADTLLCDRFLLVGGELKPVLEARYRRSRHRTRPDSAKDSLGTTDMEGRPFHEPTQELSFVRNLSGGRFTALLVPTAVHGRQRWQVFAHNDATGRIDSFNIEQGRDGLFNLQGTQAWTSPDAAYRDAVYESGPGTCPFSGQPLVPVVSTEGHAETALAFGEGDAHVRVPEGPRLAGTDFTVEFWARRTATGRQEFLIGHGDESGSPLKSLHIGFREDNRFTFAFYAEDLNVDGPVTDTSWHHWACVYDHEARRQTVYRDGEQAGSRTTGSGYTGTGALLLGRALAQGARAELDEVRIWDRARTPDEIERDKSVRLIGNDPGLIAYYRFDEGSGTRLHDQTDHARHGAFVGAPRWVASEAPIGDHPGVRRDSFAVTGRTTVSGLSAVLYHQQEDTSTGYDRAAKPAKRQARVLLSYATGGPDPKTGAASEESYLATVDFGVGRDGRLAQVPDELTLPVLAAPDGSADVETISELDGRIRETVREIAAKEAEAADLTRQTADVPELERLRGLFYTRSQDFTGWSLRLRFRVTRNGKDQYLAVKGDGQGQGDYPPVIRTSDKDAKSALWSIEMPPGSGWNGSMLYNLRNIHTGKDLNVSGASKDNDTPLIVYRREAGAWNSLFGIYEQRDGSVLLTNRNSEKSVCAPDRLDDRVVQHDTTGMADYAAGLIILERVALYGGHPDIADAVKRVEALDAQLAELRPKRELLAERQREIAALQAELAAAREELARLTGGLKGADDIALPMPQLSLDRTGLSCSGALLAFARSADRPHLLDSATGNVVVYFRGSNGQFFAAYYDTVVARSSRRLTAGDGTAVTFTARDSGTDLGAVRIRVSEGDGPGLCDLTVERDGERETWKRLPRRAADFAAIVNGAPETPVTVGAVKSFDATTRLLSGGKAGDIVGGVLQLAEALSGALPARTPVTVGGHLYLTEADHAPGATSLRLGDGEGGPEPQPGDAVVRLRYDHRSASSSRPGVPLSAGSHLLFADPGAAQEIPLGEVADPVAGHACRWRADKPGRAYSFDGQRNVLTLPEEQLDRAAVTRDLTLEAWINPERISGAARIVHARTGDVPYSLGLLAPTAVATPALAFDGKSGVAVTEKSIDLAGKSFTVEFWARRTTEWEYRPHYIIGHGTSHATTRGSLHIGFRDTSAFTFAFYGDDLTTNHGNDDTDWHHWACVYDAATREQVIYKDGVEEGKRVASGHYLGNGDFSFGSSFAGWVPEYAQVETDEVRLWDTARTAAEVRRMKNRRLTGEEPGLMGYWPYAEPAPQVAGKPGVLDRSGNGRHVYLKGGVSPVTAPAALSTAADPDAGYRVVAAVGGSLVATRATFPPREWAHLAAAYEQSWAVELTDGAYLETPDNDALDIPDDLTIEVFCRVDALGTTQGLLSKGRAADGSGGSVPYRLLVLPDGTLEFAFEEPGGKLVRLASTAALTAGTFHRIGVVRKGGRSTQERKGNQEITTVGADGKPVKQTVELVESVDMREWQEVRFFIDGREAGTARYEGPGPKGNTGTLDIGRARDGLETHAFTGVVAEVRLWGAARDAAQLGAPVSTRDRGLTAHWRFEENAGNTAADTTGSHALRLRGARWTRNPDPRGSAFRLYRNGVSVACDPLESADFADHGDAQLTLGARRKDGTAGQAFDGVLEEVRIWRTARTQEQVLDNLFTRLGGEKEDLIAYWPFDAASTETTAELVRDEGLRGNHLTLSGGDARPAAVLSTAPVSTDTAQVRSALAAMRTPFHETVSGSPAVAEYADMQYTAKGEAFGVLKRAYGYLRDGRWHLVTGYKVGDLVSEWVSQVQFDPQLVGYVEGAPPVPSENLTPNTVDPDRSTYDGIASVEFTEAEEVVHSLSSAKERSVDAAFGFALSNEVDVDMWMITAPLGFGVAKSMVKAKVSAGVRGSLEFSNSWAEETAVSQGENTARSLKVDLSGSWEDPLRPLNPALGRRYIPVNTGFALVQSQTADVFALRLAHSGALVAYRIQPNPDIPKDWNVVPFPLNPRYTKQGTLDGTVGFDERGKVLDPDYTAARDHGEYSYYKPREAYAIKRRIQREQQRLRGYYESVSTETHAPDPTAERAGRVLGGAIGGDTAPGTARETAGSSTGAGFSRRDLVNTYVWTADGGFFAETTETTDAVSETTSGSYSLSGSVGTSLGTSFDVMGIGINAQLDASIGGGMTATRARGKEATRSFGLNVTCSPSGNVQQYDAGRKPVFDADGKPVNAPGKVDAYRFLSFYLGEDTEHFDTFFHKVVDPAWLESGTDPNAAALRQARQSDRKPPCWRVMHRVTFVSRLLPPVAAAEAAPLERAMRQLDVESNYELVRRLDPYVKGAATGRAELSRAVRDALATHLPELSPHAEEVTGFLAQYYGVEG
- a CDS encoding ROK family transcriptional regulator, with the translated sequence MAQAPGTPRVLRAMNDRAALDLLVTHGPLTRTRLGELTGLSKPTASQLLGRLEAGGLVVSSGSVTGRPGPSARLYEVNPAIAHVAALAADENGITAAVADITGRVVGEHHIEADALAEEVRTRTPALVAEAVAGALRGAGLGWDALHRTVIGTPGALDPRTGTLRYAPHLPGWHARTLRGELAEALGTPVVIENDVNLAAVAEQHGGAARGFDDFVLLWADEGVGAAVVLGGKPLRGATGGAGEVGYMPLPGAPLARGGPEATTGPDGGGGFQMLVSSPAVLELSRTYGIDARTAPEALARAAAVPGTGDNVLTDLARRIALGLAAVVAVVDPALVVLSGEVCRAGGERLRELVGAEMSGLALPRPELRLSTVESAPILNGALLTALTATRDTVFDTA